The genomic segment ATAATTCCACTAAAACTTCTTCCCGGAGGAACATTATACTTTCCCCATTTCAATATATCAAAATCCTGCCAATGAAAATTACCTCCAGGATTAGTAACACGTACTGCTAATAAATGCTCAACTCCCAGTTTAACCTCATCAGTAATATCTATATGAAAAGGAGTTTCACCTATCAGATCGTACCCCACAAGTTTACCATCAAGATAGACTTCTGCACGCATTCTGACAGATTCAAAGTAAATAATAAAATGTTTGTTTTTCTGGGTAACAGGTAATGTAATCTTGCGATACCACCAACTAACCCCTCGAAAATCTTCAGGGCGAGGAGTATCAGAAACTGTGAGATATTCCTCCACCGTACCAGGTATATTTACAGCAACCGCATCAGGATTATTTTCCAGAACCTGCCATCCACCGGTAGGAGGGTTTACAGGCAATAAAGACAAATCAGTCACCTCATGTGGAAGGTAAAGGCGATCATTCTGCCAACTCGCTTCTTTATCAAGCCACAACGACCAACCACCTCCCGTCAATAAGATTGTGTGCCTTCCTTCCTTTGCATATCCCTGGAGAAAGGTAAACATAGAGAAAAAACAAAATATAGATAAATACTTCAGCATAGATATTAGTATAAAAGGGTGTTTCATCTAGTCTATTTTTTTCCTGAATTCTAGATTTCAGCAAGTCCGTTACCTATTCCAACGGTGACAAGTCTTGGCTTTGTAGATTCATTTTGTACTGTGGTCTTTATAACCACAGTGCAAAATGATACCAGAGACTTCCGAATTATAGTACTTGACTATATCAATCTCTAAAAACAATGTTAACTATCACTTTAATAAATCATTTATCATATTTACCAACAATCTGCCTGCAATAGGATCAGTATCAGCTTTTTCCGTACACATGGTAGAAACAGTGGCTAATCCTTTTCCATCCTTTATTTGCAACAAAGTGAGTCCTCTCATTGAATCAATTTTACGAATACGGTCTTCCGGTTTTCCACCATCAATATAGGCATGTATCTTCATCTGTCCCGCCAATTCTATCAAGTTCTCATTACGGTTTACTTTTAAGGTCGCATTACAAGCTAATGGAATTTCTCTTTTATTATTGTTAAAATATCTCAACTCCAACACATCAATTTCATCAAATACCGAAGCATCATTACGTTCCATATTCACTATATCTCCTTCTGTCGGAATAATCCAATTCGTTATATACTCTGGATAAATGTTTTTGGCCACTTCTTTACTATTCAGTAAAAGCAACCGACCTCCTTTGAACTGATAAGAGCGAAGCATCTCTTTTTCTTCATCTGTACATTCCTTCAAACCAGAAATAATGCAGAGAGTAGCCTTTTGCTTAGAGTCGACCAATTCTTTCACAGAGGAAACTGTTTTATACTTAATCTGTAAAAAATCAAATTTAGATTTCATTCCATCTTTATCCAATAAAACGATTTCTTTATCTTCTGATATTTGGCTTATATTCCATGTTTTACGGGCTAATACCAAATGATATTCATTTTCTGATACTGGTATACCATCTTCTGTCAACTTCAATACTAATTTAGCATTAACCTTGTTAGCTGGCAGATTAACAGGCAATTGAATATTCGGTTCAATATAGCGACGTCCATAATGCTTTACCTCTGGAACCTTTTCACTACCCCAAGCCATCTTCTCTCCTGTCTCATCCTGAATCTCCCAACGCAGCAAAGAAGTTTTCAAATCTTTACCATCTTCACGATCATTTACAACATAAATGCGAGTAGTTAATTTATCACCTCCATAAAGATTACGTCCCCACAATTCTGCACTAACCAAGACTGGTTGCAAAGCACGTTTTAAAGCGTAATATGTAGGATACGGATCTATATTTTGATAATCATATACCTGACGGAACCAAGTAAGTAATGCAAAATGCAAAATTCCAGATCCCTGGTCATTAGAACGACGAAGTGTCTCAGCCAATTCGCCTGTTATAAAGGATTGTACTGTAAGAAAATATTTAGGATCAGAGAAATCGTAACATTCATATCCAATTAACGATTGTGGATTCTGGTGAATTAATTGATAAGAACGTGTAGGATGTCCTGTCTCGTTATTTGGATACCCTGTTGACATTTCTTGGCTAATGAGCGGACGATCCGGCATCTTATATCTCTTCTGAAACTCACCGTTAAAGAAACGGAATATAGAAAAATCATACCAATTATAGTATCCATGCATATCATCAATATCGCCATCATCTATGCTATTCATAAAGTCAGTACCAAATTTTTCATCTTTACCTTTAGCCTGATAATTGGAATCAAAACAAATAGGACGCGTAGGATCTATACGGCGCATTTCTTTCACTACATCTGAAATTACACGATACTTTTCTTTTGCACGTTCCAAATCATTGTCATTATCATAAAACTTCATTTCATTGTTTACAGTCCAGAAAAGTAATGACGGATGATTGCGATATTTCTTTAACAGACGTAAAAATTCTTCCTTCCACATCTCAATAAGTTTAGCATCAGGTAAAGGAGTGGAATGAATCATCAGCCAAGGCCATGTTCCTTCAAAACTAACACCAATTCCATTTTTATCCGCTGCTCTCATCCAAAGTTTATTCCATGGAGTAGTATGTGTGCGAGTTACATCCATATTACCAGCCTTCATTAATTGCATAAAAGTATTGGCCAAATTCAAGTCATTTGGAGCTAAAGCAAATGGTATATGATTACCACCACGTAACCAATAGCGATTACCATTTAGAAAAAACAGCCCTTCTTTCACTTCAAAAGTACGAAAGCCTGAAGTCTCTGTCATACAATCCAGTTCAACTCCTTTATGAGCAACCAAACGGAAACGGAAATCATACAAATTAGGATGATGAGGAGTCCAAAGACGTGGTTTTAAACCAGCCACACTATAAGTGAATATCTTTTCCTCATTGGCCTTTAATACTAATTTAGGCAAAGAAAGAGCTGTATAAAATGTTGCACCTGTTTCTTTATCTATAATATCTGTATAAAGATCAAACTGTTTCTTTTTGGTATCATGGTTTTTCACTGTCAAATCAAAAGTAGCTCCCTCCAAGGTTGGCTTAATAAAGACATCCTTTACCTTTACCGGATTAGTAATAGAAAGCTTAACTGGCTGCCATATACCTGCAGGATCAGCACCATAAAACCCATGTGCTATATCTTTCAGAATATTATCATTCTTCATTGTTACTTTTCCACCTTCCTGCTCACTTTCACGTACGGAAGAATAGAAAAAATCAATAGCTGCACTACTTGCCTCAGAAGAATTGCCATCTACACGCCCCGTTACTTTCACTACAAGCAGATTTTTGCCAGGTTTCAATAAACGACTACCGTCTATTTGTATCTCACCGTACATGCCAATATGGGTTCCTGCTAACTCTCCGTTAATATAAATTTCAGCAATTTTTGATACCGCATCAAAAGTCAACGTCATAGTTTTACCTTCGACACTAGCAGGTAATTCTATCCACTGACGATACCAAGCTGCGTTTGTTTTTCTATAGTCAAAAGTATAACCTTCGCAACGTGCCGTTTCCTGCTGATAATATGTGTCAGACACTCCCTTAGGCTGATGTCCTGTTGGTGATGGCATTGTCTCGCCATGTAACCAGATACGAATCGGATTCCAAAAATTTGGTACTGACATAACATGCCAATTTTTATCATCCGTACCTAGTGCCACAGCATTTTCTTTATTATTCAATTCATACTCTGGCATAAAAAGCCAATTACCATCCAAAGAAATATCTGTACGGCTACCTTTGAGCTCGCCAACTTTCACAGCCGTATAAGTAGCCCTTTGTTGCTTACGCAGAGACTCTTTCTCTTGAGGTGTAACGACTTTTCCATACTCTGAGACAGCTACATCATTTAATGCGTTTTCTTCTAATGAAGTTACTACAAGATCATCGAATTCCGTTTCAATCCAACCACCTCCTAAAGTTACAGGACCAGAAGGAGCCAAATTACTATTCTTATCTACTATATCCATATGCGGTTTTTTTTCGTCATTTACAAAAACACGAATACGACTTCCGCATACTTCAACCTTTAATTTATACCACTGACCAGGCACAGGATGGAACCCTAGCGGGCGAACACCCAGAAACTCATCTGTGCCCATATATCCCATACGCATCAAATACAAGTCATCCTGTAATCCACCTTTTATACCAACCACATAACGGTCAAAACGATTATTAGCACGAAATCCAGCCCAAATTTGAACCTGTTCTGCATCTTTTGGAGCACGCGCCTTGAAAGACACCGCATAATTTTTCCATTCCGGATTTCCAAAACAAGCATAAGAACCTTTTGAACGAAACACACCATTCGTGACAGAACACTCTCCTCGCCCCACAATGTTCAGTGTTTCTTTTTGATTAGAAAAGTTATTCTTCCATTCAGACCGTTCATAACCAGATGCTGATGCTAAAAGGCAAGTGGCAGCCCCCAAAAACAGATATAATTTCTTCATGATATTAAAATAAATATTATTTTTTACAAATATGACCTTACTCCATTAATCAGGAGCGAAATAAATAGTTAATTCAAAATTAAAAAGTGATTAATTACCACAGATGACAAATCAACTAATAAAGAAGAAGGAAGGCACTTCCATGGGGATAAACACCTTCCTTCTTTCCTACCTACTTATTTTTTCATTTCAATTCTACATCTATTTTTTTTATATCAGTAAAATTATACTTTTTATAAGTATCATTACAGCAACCGCCAACTCTTACCCAATAAGAACTGGAATATTTAAGAGGAGCCTTCGCTTTCAAGTTGATAACTGTACCTTCTTGATCATTGGTAATCTTAACGGACCCTGGAGTATAATTGCCATCTGATTCCGTGCCACAATATTGCGTATGCGAAATATATAATTGAAGATTATTTACATCAGGCATAGTCATGCCTTCTTTTTCAATTCTCTTAAATTTCACAGAACAACATAAGAAATTGTTTTCATCCACATAAGGTTCATCTACCCACTCCAATTCCAGATAAGGGGTGACAGTAAAGTTACATTCCGTCATCTTACCATTTCTAAGTTCCACCGTTTCTCCCTCTGCATCATAAGGATAAAAAGCTCCTTCCAATGGAAGCATACGATAGGTTCCGGCAAACAGCTTTGAATTAGAGTAAGAACCATCTTGTCGCATGTTCAGATTCTGATTAGTTACCACCACTGACTCATCACCACCGGCATAACTCAATTCTGTAATCTGTATTTTCATACTACCCTGCCCCATAGCAGTTTGGAAGATCTTTCCATTGTGGTCAACAATCTGTCCATATACGCCAGCTTCCGGTGCATCATAATTATCCTTTTCACAAGACGAAAAGCTCAATACTAATGCAATAACTACTAACAAATTATATATCTTTCTCATATTATCTTGCTTTTTTATTAATACTGATTATTCTGTTCAAGCAATGGATTCGTCTTACGTTCATTATCAGGAATTTTATCATAATAATTTTTGGTAGCAAACGTTAAAGAATTATTAGCTCTTTCACAAACTCGAGTGTCAAAAATATACTTACCAACAGGGTTGCCAGCCTCATTCACTGTTGCGTCTTTAGCAAACAAGAATGGTGATAACATTCTACGACGATACTGATAGATTTGCTGATCAAAAGTAAACCACCGACGCAAATCCCAATACAACTTATGCTCAAACGCCAACTCTTTATAACGTTCTACTCGAACAATATGTAAACCTTCATTTGGAGCATAAACAAACGAATTAACCCCCTGTCCACGTTCTATTCCTTCACGCGACACATCAGACAATTCAGCTCGACTACCTAGCAAATCTGCACCTGCTCTTGAACGTATACTGTTAATGCATTCAAAAGCATCTTGCTGCAAGTTTACACCATCAATCTCAGTAACACCATTCTGATAGAGTTCCAAAGCTGCTTCAGCACGATTCAATAAAATTTCTGCATAACGAATATCAATCCAAGATTGCGTAGAGCTATGCAATTGTGTATCAGCAATTGTCCAATTCAAATTCAACCATTTACAACCATGAAAACCAGTCAGTGTACTGTTAGACCCACCATTTGCCGGACCATCCAAGCCTGCTTTATTTAGCTTTACACCGGTAGAGGTTTCATAAGGTTTCTGTTCTTTTGTATTTTCCGTTGTTGTCAACACATTATCTTTAAACCAAGCATTTGTCGTATAATTAAGAGTAGTCTGTCCGTCATCTGCTATAAATTTAGCAATGGGGGTTGCAGGATCTATCTCTTCTTTTATGATACCAGAACGGATATCCAATTCAACACCTTTGTACGTATGTCCAGGTAATAATATAGATCCCTTCAAACGCGGTTCAGAACCATCCAATAAACTTTTAATATCATCATATACTATATAATTACCATTATTATCTGTAGTCTTCAGACGACCAGTAGCAGGATCAAGAGGCAAACCATCAAACAATTCGACCCAATCTAACGTTACATTGTAACGATCACCATATGTGGTAGTCATACGAGGCGGACAATATACAGCATCAAAGCTATGTACATAATCATTCTTACTGTACTGACGGATAAATATAGATTCACTGCTATTGTCTGCATTCATAAAAATCTCACGAAAATTTGCTTCCAGATCCGAATTATTCTGATACAATTTATATCCTCCTTCTTCCACTATCAAAGAAGCTTTATAGGCTTGAGTGAAATAATCATTTGCCCTACTTTCCGGTACTCCACAAAGCATTTTGCCCGTCTCTGATCCTGTATAATTATATGTCTTCCCGTAACGTGCAACAGAACCTGCATATAAGGCAACACGTGATTTAAATGCAGCCGCTACATATTTATTATTGCCACGTCCGGCTACTTTATCTTTACCTAGATGTTCAATAGCATAATCCAAATCTTCCAGGATAAAATCAATACATTCTTCGTGGCTACTACGAGCTACCCACAATTCTTCCTCATTACCAGTCATATTCTGAGGCTCTTTCAAAATAGGAACACCACCATAACGCTTAACCATGGCAAAATATACATAGGCACGAACAAACCTTGCTTCTGCAATCCATGATTCAGCACCATCTAGTTTTCCAACATAAGCAGGAAGATTGTTAATCAATTCATTGGCTTGTCTAATGGTTTTATATCCCATACTCCAGTATCCTTTTTGAGGAGTATAAATACCTACATTATTACGATTGACCGTTTCACCGGTACTAATCATATCCCAAATAATGCAATTCCAATTAAAGAAACCATTATACTCACCATCATTTGACATGTTAAAGTCTTCCATTGGAAGCTGGCTGTACAAACCGGACATATAGGCAGTAATGCCACCTTCATTATAAATATCCTCTCCGGAAAGAATGTTTTTAGGAGGAATATCCAAATCCACACAACCGGCAAACATGCCGCTTAAAGCAGCACACATCAATATATTTCTCAATTTTCTCATACGATAATCTCCTTTTACTTAAAATGTAATACTTGCTCCAAAATTATACGTCCTATTCAGCGGATACATATATCCATAGAGTTCCGTCGGTCTTTCCGGATCAACGCCTTTTACGCCAGTCAAAGTGAACAGATTATATCCATTCATATAAACCCTCAGGCTCTTAACGCCTACTGGAGCCAACCAATGTTTTGGCAGTGTATAACCAATTTCAGCTGTCTTCAAGCGCAGATATGTACCTTTCTGAATGGCAAACTCAGAATTCTGATCAGGTGTTGTTCCACCATATGAGTAGTAGCCTGAAATCCATTGACAAGAAGGATCATAAGGATCTTGTTTTGGATCAACAGGACGCCATCTATCCAAAAACATATCCAATGCATTACCATCAAACTGTAAAGGGGCTGACAGCTGCTCACCATAAGAAACATAGGACATAGCAGACCCTTGGAATGTCATACTTACATCAAAACCTTTCCACTGAGCAGACAAAGTCAAGCCAAAGTTCATTAACGGATAGTTCTTCTTATCTTGGAAATCAGCAGCAGAAGCATTTGTTGTTGTAGCAATAGGATACTTATCCATATCATCTATAGTACCATCACCATTCCAGTCTTCGTAGATATAATCACCTGGCAAAGTAGCATTTCCTGCAAAAATAGGAGAATTAATAATCTGGTCCCAAGAAGTGTAACGTCCACCGTCTCCATATCCAAACCAAATATCATTATAACGGTCTGTCAGGTTATTTCTCCAGTTATCATATGAATTTCCAGATGGGGTACGCTCTTTATAACGCCACATAGAACGGGTGATAGCCATGTTTCCTGTTACGCTATATCCAACTTCTCCAATACGATTATGATGCCTAAGTTCTAATTCAAATCCTCTCGTCCGATCGCTTTCCAAATTTTCTTTGGGCATCGAAGCGCCAAAAGTACCAGGAACAGCAACAATCCGATTAGCCATCAATCCATCACGATCACGTTGAAAAAGATCAAAAGAAACACCCAACAGACCATTCCATAAGTCAGCATCCACACCAACATTTAGTGTTTTAACAGTATACCAAGTTATATCCGGATTGGCAACCGCTCTGAATCCAAGAGAATTAATAAAGGAACCACCAAAGAAATATCCTTTAGGAGGTTTGTTGAACGTAGCACCCTCTGTGTTTGGATAATTATATCCTGAAATAAACTGATAATCAGCTACCGAGTCATCTCCCATCTTACCGTAAGAAGCGCGCAGTTTCAAATTATTGACA from the Bacteroides eggerthii genome contains:
- a CDS encoding glycoside hydrolase family 2 protein, which codes for MKKLYLFLGAATCLLASASGYERSEWKNNFSNQKETLNIVGRGECSVTNGVFRSKGSYACFGNPEWKNYAVSFKARAPKDAEQVQIWAGFRANNRFDRYVVGIKGGLQDDLYLMRMGYMGTDEFLGVRPLGFHPVPGQWYKLKVEVCGSRIRVFVNDEKKPHMDIVDKNSNLAPSGPVTLGGGWIETEFDDLVVTSLEENALNDVAVSEYGKVVTPQEKESLRKQQRATYTAVKVGELKGSRTDISLDGNWLFMPEYELNNKENAVALGTDDKNWHVMSVPNFWNPIRIWLHGETMPSPTGHQPKGVSDTYYQQETARCEGYTFDYRKTNAAWYRQWIELPASVEGKTMTLTFDAVSKIAEIYINGELAGTHIGMYGEIQIDGSRLLKPGKNLLVVKVTGRVDGNSSEASSAAIDFFYSSVRESEQEGGKVTMKNDNILKDIAHGFYGADPAGIWQPVKLSITNPVKVKDVFIKPTLEGATFDLTVKNHDTKKKQFDLYTDIIDKETGATFYTALSLPKLVLKANEEKIFTYSVAGLKPRLWTPHHPNLYDFRFRLVAHKGVELDCMTETSGFRTFEVKEGLFFLNGNRYWLRGGNHIPFALAPNDLNLANTFMQLMKAGNMDVTRTHTTPWNKLWMRAADKNGIGVSFEGTWPWLMIHSTPLPDAKLIEMWKEEFLRLLKKYRNHPSLLFWTVNNEMKFYDNDNDLERAKEKYRVISDVVKEMRRIDPTRPICFDSNYQAKGKDEKFGTDFMNSIDDGDIDDMHGYYNWYDFSIFRFFNGEFQKRYKMPDRPLISQEMSTGYPNNETGHPTRSYQLIHQNPQSLIGYECYDFSDPKYFLTVQSFITGELAETLRRSNDQGSGILHFALLTWFRQVYDYQNIDPYPTYYALKRALQPVLVSAELWGRNLYGGDKLTTRIYVVNDREDGKDLKTSLLRWEIQDETGEKMAWGSEKVPEVKHYGRRYIEPNIQLPVNLPANKVNAKLVLKLTEDGIPVSENEYHLVLARKTWNISQISEDKEIVLLDKDGMKSKFDFLQIKYKTVSSVKELVDSKQKATLCIISGLKECTDEEKEMLRSYQFKGGRLLLLNSKEVAKNIYPEYITNWIIPTEGDIVNMERNDASVFDEIDVLELRYFNNNKREIPLACNATLKVNRNENLIELAGQMKIHAYIDGGKPEDRIRKIDSMRGLTLLQIKDGKGLATVSTMCTEKADTDPIAGRLLVNMINDLLK
- a CDS encoding DUF3823 domain-containing protein, which gives rise to MRKIYNLLVVIALVLSFSSCEKDNYDAPEAGVYGQIVDHNGKIFQTAMGQGSMKIQITELSYAGGDESVVVTNQNLNMRQDGSYSNSKLFAGTYRMLPLEGAFYPYDAEGETVELRNGKMTECNFTVTPYLELEWVDEPYVDENNFLCCSVKFKRIEKEGMTMPDVNNLQLYISHTQYCGTESDGNYTPGSVKITNDQEGTVINLKAKAPLKYSSSYWVRVGGCCNDTYKKYNFTDIKKIDVELK
- a CDS encoding RagB/SusD family nutrient uptake outer membrane protein, with translation MRKLRNILMCAALSGMFAGCVDLDIPPKNILSGEDIYNEGGITAYMSGLYSQLPMEDFNMSNDGEYNGFFNWNCIIWDMISTGETVNRNNVGIYTPQKGYWSMGYKTIRQANELINNLPAYVGKLDGAESWIAEARFVRAYVYFAMVKRYGGVPILKEPQNMTGNEEELWVARSSHEECIDFILEDLDYAIEHLGKDKVAGRGNNKYVAAAFKSRVALYAGSVARYGKTYNYTGSETGKMLCGVPESRANDYFTQAYKASLIVEEGGYKLYQNNSDLEANFREIFMNADNSSESIFIRQYSKNDYVHSFDAVYCPPRMTTTYGDRYNVTLDWVELFDGLPLDPATGRLKTTDNNGNYIVYDDIKSLLDGSEPRLKGSILLPGHTYKGVELDIRSGIIKEEIDPATPIAKFIADDGQTTLNYTTNAWFKDNVLTTTENTKEQKPYETSTGVKLNKAGLDGPANGGSNSTLTGFHGCKWLNLNWTIADTQLHSSTQSWIDIRYAEILLNRAEAALELYQNGVTEIDGVNLQQDAFECINSIRSRAGADLLGSRAELSDVSREGIERGQGVNSFVYAPNEGLHIVRVERYKELAFEHKLYWDLRRWFTFDQQIYQYRRRMLSPFLFAKDATVNEAGNPVGKYIFDTRVCERANNSLTFATKNYYDKIPDNERKTNPLLEQNNQY